In Gammaproteobacteria bacterium, the genomic window GGTATTCCTTATGGCAGTGCGGAGTCATTAGCCTTAGCAAAATCTATTTCTCAAAAAGTGGCTTTTACCACTTGGGAAACCTCATGCCAGCTGGGTCGCGATAAGGGATCATTTCCTTTATTTAGTCAGGATTATTTAGCGGGACAGTTTGTGTTGTCTTTGCCCCCTGAGTTACAACAAGAAATAAGAAAATATGGCATGCGCAATAGCCACCATAATGCTATTGCCCCCACTGGCAGTATCAGCCTTTTAGCAAATAATGTTTCGGGCGGTATTGAACCTATTTTTGCTAGCCAATATGAAAGAAGCATACGCGGCGCGAATAAAGATAAGATACAGTTCAGAATTGAAGATTACGCTTTTCATCTTTGGCGGAAGGAGCATCAAGGCTTGCCCCCTGCATGGAAAGAGGTAAAAACGCTTGCGCCGCAAGACCATTTAGCAATTCAGGGCGCAGTGCAACCTTATATTGACAACGCCATCTCCAAAACAATTAATCTGCCCGAAGATTATCCTTTTAATCAATTACCGGACATCTATTTACAAGCACATGAGTTAGGTTTGAAGGGCTGCACAATCTTTCGACCGAACCCAATAACCGGCAGTGTTCTCTGGACAGAAGAAACCGATCCTTGTTGCTCATTGCCGGGAGTAAGATGAGAGAACATTCCGACATTACTGTGAATTCTTTTCCCAGCTAGGCTGCCACAACTGCTCCTCTACATTTTGTTGGTATGCAATAAATCTCGCGGCAACGAAAAGCCAATCGCTGAGACGGTTAAGATAAGGAATGACGGTCGTATCTTTTTGCTCTTGCGCAAAACTGACAAGGCAACGTTCTGCCCGACGACAAATGGTACGAGCAATATGTAAACGTGCTGTTATTTCATTACCTCCGGGGAGCACAAATGAATCCAGGTGAGGCAGGGTGGCGTTCATGACGTCAATTTCATTTTCTAAATGGGTGACGATGTGGGAGAAAAGTACAGTGGGATTGTTTATTTTGGAGCTTCCACAAAGGTAAGCGCCTACATCAAATAACACATTTTGAATAGTGAGTAATTGTGTTTTTAAGTGCGCATTTTCGTCGTTCAGTAGTACCACAATCCAACCCAGGAATGAATTGAGCTCATCCAGTGCGCCCAACACTTCAATGCGTAGCGAGTTTTTTGAAGTGCGATTAGATTTAAGACTGCCCGTATCGCCCTTGTCGCCTTTTTTTGTATACACTCTTGTGATTTTAACCATATTTTCCTAATGGGTGGATAATTTTGATGACTCTGTTCTTTTGGCTTAAAAAGAAGTCGTCAACCTACAATAAACTTGTTTGATTTGCAATAAAGAAGCTAGCATATTCTTCTCTACGTGGAAATCTCCACCAATCTCAATCATTTGCATAGTTCAGGGCCCATAAACGTGGCCTACATTTTCGGCGTCGTCCCGCGACCTACACTTAACCGTCGTCCCGCGACCTACACTTAACCGTCGTCCCGCGACTTGATCGCGGGATCGATTAGCATAATTTATCCCTTTAAGTTCCGATGATTCGTGCTAAAATACCCGACTTCAAAAGGAGCCACATCCGTTGGCAACATCGAGGGAATAGATGAAACATTTGCTCAAATCGTTATTATGTTGTGCACTGATTTTTGCGAC contains:
- a CDS encoding cob(I)yrinic acid a,c-diamide adenosyltransferase: MVKITRVYTKKGDKGDTGSLKSNRTSKNSLRIEVLGALDELNSFLGWIVVLLNDENAHLKTQLLTIQNVLFDVGAYLCGSSKINNPTVLFSHIVTHLENEIDVMNATLPHLDSFVLPGGNEITARLHIARTICRRAERCLVSFAQEQKDTTVIPYLNRLSDWLFVAARFIAYQQNVEEQLWQPSWEKNSQ